In a genomic window of Narcine bancroftii isolate sNarBan1 chromosome 7, sNarBan1.hap1, whole genome shotgun sequence:
- the lamtor1 gene encoding ragulator complex protein LAMTOR1, whose protein sequence is MGCCYSSGGDGDGSEQSREEVKRLLIPDNNQPNKSSGGSDHNYSSIPSSRFPDEQALLNTILIKTAHNIIDVSAADSQGMEQHEYMDRARQYSTRLAMISGSTQCKRAMTLPTLTSQPHQVLASDPVPYSDVQQVSKIAAYASSALSQIKVDAKEELVVQFAIP, encoded by the exons AGCCGTGAGGAAGTCAAACGGCTGCTAATCCCGGATAACAACCAACCGAATAAATCGTCAGGGGGCAGTGACCACAATTACTCGAGTATTCCTTCATCTCGTTTCCCGGATGAACAAGCTCTGCTGAACACTATCCTTATCAAGACAGCGCA TAACATAATTGACGTATCGGCTGCAGATTCGCAGGGCATGGAGCAGCATGAGTATATGGACCGAGCTCGTCAGTACAG TACAAGGCTAGCCATGATCAGTGGTTCAACCCAGTGCAAACGAGCGATGACCTTGCCTACGCTGACCAGCCAGCCACACCAGGTATTGGCAAGTGACCCTGTGCCCTACTCAGACGTTCAGCAG GTCTCCAAAATCGCTGCTTACGCATCAAGTGCACTTTCGCAAATAAAAGTGGATGCCAAGGAAGAGCTGGTGGTGCAGTTTGCCATTCCGTGA